A part of Chanodichthys erythropterus isolate Z2021 chromosome 4, ASM2448905v1, whole genome shotgun sequence genomic DNA contains:
- the bub1ba gene encoding mitotic checkpoint serine/threonine-protein kinase BUB1 beta produces MALGFEKSKCLKMDELSPHIWSAPGVPAETAVPSQRSQTPEEHVSQQEGQMQIMYCKDQVYQGDKEFSFEELRAQRYYRALSEKSSHLRKVKQDLQLQIEQRLIQQRISSTAAPQIVQEEASSSSQMSTSSCESAVAVVKSAPFMIYSELEEGRVVQRKSSVSREEDGNHSEDAQQRKTVTGKSFAASDENRPTNKPSFSANRVSLKLPTLSLKAPKSKSELSADRDASISRSEEAIINGHWNKTLCRSPDDTCEFARAAQLASTPFGGAERPKASEAGLTENLSRNAPESSKAPSSDTSSEEKKLSPILEISQECGSTSFATFSQDPRKRFNDTEISRSVERAETVLENVTESEDVCSPGVRSRLFQQADVTSFPNFHRKTGLLPDTSGNLNLDGETLFYCGKLGTLKDFTLYSTSTAAVLLKLDSSSVPWDFFISSQLRARLSHDQQDNLVQISCYVYENGCMTLWRIPRGDTIEDLLAEPIARQDVSGLVLQLLELVKRFHSCQVVIGGLKPESLYFYLSGITALDFSNAVDLQLQSDVKTAQDLPSAQDYIKRGLLSPSASPYQVDLIGLAEIVHMLLFNRPMKVTLENSAWSLDECSGSHHSAPVNSLWKDFFHTILNPEQTSSELVLSDLISNVSNSL; encoded by the exons ATGGCTTTAGGGTTTGAAAAATCAAAATGCCTGAAGATGGATGAACTGTCGCCTCACATTTGGAG CGCTCCAGGCGTCCCGGCGGAGACTGCGGTCCCGTCCCAGAGGAGCCAGACTCCAGAGGAACATGTTTCCCAGCAGGAGGGTCAAATGCAGATCATGTACTGCAAAGATCAGGTGTACCAGGGAGACAAGGAGTTCAGCTTTGAAGAGCTCCGTGCGCAGCGCTACTACAGAGCCCTGAGCG AAAAGTCGTCACACCTCAGGAAAGTGAAGCAGGACCTGCAGCTTCAGATCGAGCAGAGACTCATCCAGCAGAGAATcagcagcacagcagctccacaG ATCGTTCAGGAGGAGGCCAGTTCTTCCTCCCAGATGTCCACGAGTTCATGTGAATCTGCCGTCGCTGTGGTGAAATCAGCTCCGTTCATGATCTACAGCGAGCTGGAAGAAGGTCGTGTGGTTCAGAG GAAGAGTTCAGTGAGTCGAGAGGAGGACGGGAATCACA gtgaAGACGCTCAACAGAGGAAAACAGTCACAGGAAAGTCATTCGCCGCTTCTGATGAGAACAGACCGACCAATAAACC ATCATTTTCGGCGAACCGTGTGTCTCTGAAGCTGCCCACCTTGAGTCTGAAAGCGCCGAAGTCAAAATCCGAGCTCTCCGCTGACAGA GACGCGTCCATCTCTCGCTCTGAGGAAGCCATCATCAACGGCCACTGGAATAAGACTCTGTGCCGGAGTCCAGATGACACGTGTGAATTCGCTCGTGCCGCTCAGCTCGCTTCAACTCCGTTTGGAGGAGCCGAGAGGCCTAAAGCATCCGAAGCAGGACTGACGGAGAATCTGAGCAGAAATGCTCCAGAATCCTCTAAAGCGCCGAGCTCTGATACGAGCTCTGAGGAGAAGAAGCTCAG TCCTATCCTAGAGATCAGTCAGGAGTGTGGCAGCACTTCCTTCGCTACCTTTTCCCAGGATCCCAGGAAACGCTTTAATGACACCGAGATCAGCCGATCTGTGGAGAGAGCAGAGACCGTGCTGGAGAACG TCACTGAATCCGAGGACGTCTGCAGTCCGGGCGTAAGATCCAGGCTGTTCCAGCAAGCGGATGTGACGTCGTTTCCAAACTTTCACCGTAAAACTGGACTTCTGCCTGACACCAGCGGCAACTTAAATCTCG ATGGAGAGACGTTGTTTTACTGCGGTAAGTTGGGGACGCTGAAGGATTTCACCTTGTACTCAACCAGCACCGCTGCTGTCCTTCTGAAG CTGGACTCTTCCTCAGTGCCGTGGGATTTCTTCATCAGCTCGCAGCTCAGAGCTCGACTGTCACATGACCAACAGGATAATCTCGTCCAGATCTCCTGCTATGTGTATGAGAACGGCTGCATGACTCTCTGGAGGATTCCTCGTGGAGACACCATTGAG GATCTTCTCGCTGAACCAATTGCTAGACAGGATGTTTCAGGTTTAGTCCTTCAGTTACTAGAGTTGGTGAAGCGGTTTCATTCCTGTCAAGTGGTTATTGGAGGCCTGAAGCCAGAATCACTGTACTTTTACCTCAG TGGAATCACAGCACTAGATTTCTCAAACGCAGTGGATCTGCAGCTCCAGAGTGACGTGAAAACGGCACAAGATCTTCCTTCTGCACAGGACTACATAAAACGGGGTCTTCTGTCACCTTCTGCCTCACCTTATCAG GTTGATCTGATTGGCCTTGCAGAAATCGTGCACATGCTGCTGTTTAATCGACCAATGAAAGTGACGCTGGAGAATTCGGCCTGGAGTTTGGATGAATGTTCTGGATCTCACCACAG CGCTCCTGTAAACTCCTTATGGAAGGACTTTTTCCACACGATTTTGAATCCAGAGCAAACGTCTTCAGAGCTGGTTTTGTCCGATCTCATCAGTAATGTGAGCAACAGCTTATGA